One Tachysurus fulvidraco isolate hzauxx_2018 chromosome 2, HZAU_PFXX_2.0, whole genome shotgun sequence DNA segment encodes these proteins:
- the psmd6 gene encoding 26S proteasome non-ATPase regulatory subunit 6, producing the protein MPLENLEEEGLPKNPDLRIAQLKFLLTLDDHKQDAEVKTELMEAIRGNNMAPYYETLCKELKWSVDSDLLSKMKKANEGELKRLDEVLEDAEKNLGESEIRDAMMAKAEYLIRIGDKEGALTAFRKTYDKTVALGHRLDIVFYLLRIGLFYMDSDLITRNTEKAKSLIEEGGDWDRRNRLKVYQGLYCVAIRDFKQAAELFLDTVSTFTSYELMDYKTFVTYTVYVCMIALKRPDLREKVIKGAEILEVLHSLSGVRQYLFSLYECRYSIFFQSLARVEQDMKKDWLFAPHYRYYVREMRILAYSQLLESYRSLTLGYMAEAFGVSTDFIDQELSRFIAAGRLHCKIDKVNEIVETNRPDSKNWQYQETIKKGDLLLNRVQKLSRVINM; encoded by the exons ATGCCTTTAGAAAACCTAGAAGAAGAAGGATTACCTAAAAACCCCGACCTGAGAATCGCTCAGCTGAAGTTTTTGCTGACTCTTGATGACCACAAACAGGACGCTGAAGTGAAAACCGAGCTCATGGAGGCGATCCGGGGGAACA aCATGGCTCCTTACTACGAGACCTTGTGCAAAGAACTGAAGTGGTCCGTGGACTCGGACCTGCTGAGCAAAATGAAGAAAGCCAACGAAGGTGAGCTTAAGCGCCTGGATGAGGTTCTGGAGGACGCGGAGAAGAACCTCGGCGAGAGCGAGATCCGGGACGCCATGATGGCCAAAGCGGAGTATCTGATTAGGATTGGTGACAAG GAAGGAGCATTGACTGCATTTAGGAAAACGTATGACAAAACCGTTGCCCTGGGCCACCGGTTAGACATCGTCTTCTACCTGCTGAGGATCGGGCTGTTCTACATGGACAGTGACCTCATTACACGCAACACAGAGAAAGCCAAGAG TCTGATCGAAGAGGGCGGAGACTGGGACAGGAGGAACCGTCTGAAGGTGTATCAGGGCCTGTACTGCGTCGCCATCAGAGACTTCAAGCAGGCAGCCGAGCTGTTCCTCGACACCGTGTCCACCTTCACCTCGTACGAGCTCATGGACTACAAGACTTTCGTCACGTACACCGTCTACGTGTGTATGATCGCGCTGAAGAGGCCGGACCTGAGGGAGAAG GTGATTAAAGGAGCAGAGATTCTGGAGGTGCTGCACAGTCTGTCTGGAGTGCGTCAGTACCTGTTTTCCCTCTACGAGTGCCGTTACTCCATCTTCTTCCAGTCTCTGG CTCGTGTGGAGCAGGATATGAAGAAGGACTGGCTCTTCGCTCCTCACTACCGTTACTACGTGCGCGAGATGCGGATTTTGGCCTACAGCCAGCTCTTGGAGTCGTACCGCTCCCTCACGCTGGGCTACATGGCCGAGGCCTTCGGCGTCAGCACGGATTTCATCGACCA AGAGCTGTCACGATTTATCGCCGCAGGCCGCTTGCACTGCAAGATAGACAAAGTGAACGAGATCGTCGAGACCAACAG gcCTGACAGTAAGAACTGGCAGTATCAGGAAACCATAAAGAAAGGCGATCTCCTGCTCAACAGAGTGCAGAAGCTCTCTCGGGTCATCAACATGTAG
- the slc2a9l1 gene encoding solute carrier family 2 member 9, like 1, which yields MESFLQQLVQGKALLFIIIVGLGGSFQIGCHLTLISSPYPFINSFINSTWTQRYSEAPREDTLTLLWATVVAFYSVGGILGSTSVQFVLNHLGRKNAMIWNNVLNIVAVAIMISSKAAGSFEMIILSRFLFGVNSGLAGNLHCIYLGESAPKNIRGAVSVTMATFCAIGKLVGQIAGLSEILGREDLWHILLCVPAFFGFVQLFTLPFFPEAPIYLLIEKGKIEECKKGLQCLWGPGDYKLEIEEMQEEQAALKGQCSKSLLELLTDSDIRWQCISLVVLNEAIQFCGISGISVFAYSIFQEAGIPEDKIRYVTLGVGASEILTSITCSILIDRVGRRVLLCGGFVIMAVIMGLLTITLQLKDYGFWVPYTSVCLVFLFVIFYGGGPAGVTMPLSYEMFVQSYRSTAFMFLGLITWAGFTVFGFLFPFLLNAMKSFSFLMFSCVCLVASLYVVFILPETKSKTPLEIAEDFKKIRVCGSAIEEKCLETKL from the exons ATGGAGAGCTTCTTACAGCAGCTG GTCCAGGGAAAGGCTTTGctcttcatcatcattgttGGTTTGGGAGGATCGTTTCAGATCGGATGTCACCTCACTCTGATCAGCTCTCCATATCCA TTTATTAACAGCTTTATAAACAGCACCTGGACTCAGCGGTATAGTGAAGCTCCAAGAGAagacactctcacactcctCTGGGCCACAGTGGTGGCTTTTTACTCTGTCGGTGGCATCCTTGGTTCTACAAGTGTCCAGTTTGTCCTCAATCATCtcgggag AAAAAATGCAATGATCTGGAACAATGTGCTGAACATCGTTGCTGTAGCCATCATGATATCGAGCAAAGCTGCCGGTTCATTTGAGATGATCATTTTGTCTCGCTTCCTGTTTGGAGTAAACTCAG gCTTAGCTGGGAACCTCCATTGCATCTACCTCGGAGAGAGCGCACCCAAGAACATAAGGGGAGCTGTGTCAGTAACGATGGCGACCTTCTGTGCTATCGGCAAGCTCGTGGGGCAGATCGCAGGTCTGAG TGAGATCCTGGGTCGAGAGGATCTGTGGCACATTCTGCTTTGCGTTCCAGCATTTTTTGGCTTCGTTCAGCTGTTTACGCTGCCCTTCTTTCCTGAAGCGCCAATATATTTACTGATAGAGAAAGGGAAGATTGAGGAGTGTAAAAAAG GACTACAGTGCCTGTGGGGTCCGGGTGATTATAAACTGGAGATCGAAGAGATGCAGGAGGAGCAGGCCGCTCTGAAAGGACAGTGCAGTAAGAGTCTGCTCGAGCTGCTGACAGACTCAGATATCCGTTGGCAGTGTATCTCTCTGGTTGTCCTCAATGAAGCCATACAGTTCTGTGGTATCTCCGGA ATTAGCGTTTTTGCTTACAGCATCTTCCAAGAAGCAGGAATTCCAGAGGACAAGATCCGGTATGTCACACTGGGAGTCGGGGCTTCGGAAATCCTCACCAGCATCACGTGT AGCATTCTGATCGACCGCGTCGGAAGGCGAGTGCTGCTTTGTGGAGGTTTCGTGATCATGGCAGTCATTATGGGTTTACTCACCATCACACTTCAGCTAAAG GATTATGGTTTTTGGGTTCCGTACACCAGCGTCTGCCTCGTGTTCCTCTTCGTCATCTTCTACGGAGGAGgaccag CTGGAGTCACCATGCCACTCAGTTATGAGATGTTTGTCCAGTCGTATCGCTCGACCGCCTTCATGTTTCTGGGACTTATAACGTGGGCAGGCTTCACTGTATTCGGCTTCCTTTTTCCGTTTCTCCTT AATGCCATGAAGTCCTTCAGCTTTTTGATGTTCTCCTGCGTTTGTCTGGTCGCATCCCTTTACGTCGTCTTCATATTGCCGGAAACAAAGAGCAAAACTCCACTGGAGATCGCtgaggattttaaaaaaatccgaGTGTGCGGCTCTGCGATCGAAGAGAAATGTTTGGAGACAAAGCTGTGA